A stretch of the Perca flavescens isolate YP-PL-M2 chromosome 3, PFLA_1.0, whole genome shotgun sequence genome encodes the following:
- the nup88 gene encoding nucleoporin 88, producing the protein MTVVKHCCCHGRTGLLETRRWIKMAASSTERWLNDLPNHTIFQKIRGKLYPKANANERGFAKNLTFCLGGDLFVWDDTDRVFYTTNLRQMNTDESLGSGNYQTLLCINPPLFELCQVLLSPTQRHVALVGQRGVSVLELPQRWGKRSEFEGGRSQINCKTIPVAERFFTSSASVSLRQAAWYPSETDEPHLVLLTSDNTIRFYGLKSPQTPAKVLSVSQSDDDGSGQPPVRSYAASLGEIAVAFDFGPISSPLRQPAAHRSRDQLVYPLYILYENGETYVSYTSQANGVSLTKPVGPLPMYPAAEDNYGYDACAILCLPCAPSILVIATETGTLYHCVVLESEEEEEAGAVEKWIRGTEAVPALYVFECVELELTLKVATGEDEEPQEFDFTCPIRLHRDPLCQHRYHCTHEAGVHSVGLIWVNKLQKFLQSGEEDKDSLQELAAEKRCIVEHILCTRPLQTSQSAPVCGFLIVSDLSLGATMVCITSTYECILLPLLSSIRPPSPPLLCSHPGPGSGSSPLRGMADDSFEQHIRNILARGSTNPLVLKAGDKDTSPPPPECLQLLSRATQVFREEYILKQDMAREEMQRRVKLLTSQKAKQLEELTVCREERKSLREAAERLADKYEDAKYRQEAIMKRVKNLLGSLQSQLPILSNSEKDMKKELQSISDQLKHLTNCIRQVNMKMEYQKTQVDKDAPAARTTVSLNASQKKVVQDVLREQGQQIGDMMKQIKDIKNHFSF; encoded by the coding sequence ATGACTGTCGTGAAGCACTGTTGTTGCCATGGACGGACCGGTTTACTTGAGACCAGACGTTGGATCAAGATGGCGGCAAGCAGCACGGAACGGTGGTTGAACGACTTACCAAACCATACTATTTTCCAAAAAATACGAGGGAAGTTGTATCCGAAAGCCAACGCAAATGAAAGAGGGTTCGCTAAAAACCTCACCTTTTGTTTGGGTGGGGACTTGTTCGTGTGGGACGACACAGACCGCGTGTTTTACACGACCAACTTGCGACAGATGAACACAGATGAGAGTCTCGGCAGCGGGAACTACCAGACCTTGCTGTGCATCAACCCTCCTCTCTTCGAACTGTGCCAGGTATTGCTGAGTCCAACTCAGCGCCACGTCGCGCTCGTAGGCCAGCGGGGCGTCTCGGTGCTGGAGCTTCCTCAGCGGTGGGGCAAGAGGTCCGAGTTCGAGGGCGGACGCAGCCAAATCAACTGCAAGACCATCCCGGTGGCGGAGCGCTTCTTCACCAGCTCGGCGTCGGTGAGTCTGCGGCAGGCGGCGTGGTACCCCAGCGAGACCGACGAGCCCCACCTGGTGCTCCTCACGTCCGACAACACCATCAGGTTTTACGGCTTGAAGTCGCCCCAGACGCCCGCCAAAGTCCTGTCAGTGTCCCAGTCGGATGATGACGGCAGCGGTCAGCCTCCGGTCCGCTCCTACGCTGCGTCTCTCGGCGAGATAGCCGTGGCGTTCGACTTCGGGCCGATTTCGTCCCCCCTTCGGCAGCCGGCGGCGCATCGCTCCAGAGATCAGCTGGTCTACCCGCTGTACATCCTCTACGAAAACGGGGAGACCTATGTGAGCTATACGAGCCAGGCAAATGGTGTGAGTCTAACCAAACCCGTCGGACCCCTCCCGATGTATCCCGCGGCAGAGGATAACTATGGCTACGATGCTTGCGCCATCCTCTGCCTGCCCTGTGCGCCCAGCATCCTGGTCATCGCCACAGAAACGGGCACGCTGTATCACTGTGTGGTGCTGGAGtctgaagaagaggaagaggcggGGGCGGTGGAGAAGTGGATCCGAGGCACAGAGGCAGTGCCGGCCCTctatgtgtttgagtgtgttgaGCTGGAGCTCaccctcaaagtagccaccggGGAGGACGAAGAGCCTCAAGAGTTTGATTTCACCTGCCCAATCAGACTGCACAGAGATCCCCTGTGCCAGCACCGGTATCATTGCACCCACGAAGCAGGCGTGCACAGCGTGGGGCTCATCTGGGTCAACAAGCTGCAGAAGTTCCTCCAGTCAGGCGAGGAGGATAAGGACAGTCTCCAAGAGCTGGCTGCTGAGAAGCGCTGCATTGTGGAGCACATTCTGTGTACCAGACCGCTCCAAACCAGCCAGTCGGCTCCAGTTTGTGGCTTTCTGATTGTGTCCGACCTTTCCTTGGGCGCCACCATGGTCTGCATCACCAGCACCTACGAGTGCATCCTGTTGCCGCTGCTGAGCTCCATCCggcctccctcccctcccctgctCTGTTCCCATCCGGGTCCAGGCTCGGGCAGCTCCCCCCTGCGCGGGATGGCCGACGACTCTTTCGAGCAGCACATCCGCAACATCCTGGCGCGCGGCTCCACCAATCCTCTGGTGCTGAAGGCCGGGGACAAGGACACGTCGCCGCCGCCCCCGGAGTGTCTGCAGCTCCTCAGCAGAGCCACGCAGGTCTTCCGTGAGGAGTACATTCTCAAGCAGGACATGGCCCGCGAAGAGATGCAGAGACGGGTGAAGCTCCTGACGAGCCAGAAGGCCAAGCAGCTGGAAGAGTTGACTGTGTGccgggaggagaggaagagtcTGAGAGAGGCAGCGGAGAGGCTGGCTGATAAGTACGAAGACGCAAAGTATCGCCAGGAAGCCATTATGAAGAGGGTTAAAAACCTGCTGGGCAGCCTGCAAAGCCAGCTGCCCATACTGTCAAACAGTGAGAAGGATATGAAGAAGGAGCTGCAGAGCATCAGCGATCAGCTGAAACACCTGACCAACTGCATCCGACAGGTGAACATGAAGATGGAGTACCAGAAGACTCAAGTGGACAAGGATGCACCTGCGGCCAGGACCACAGTGTCCCTCAACGCCAGCCAGAAGAAGGTTGTTCAGGATGTCCTCCGAGAACAGGGACAGCAAATTGGGGACATGATGAAACAGATCAAAGACATCAAAAACCATTTCAGTTTCTAA
- the tmem91 gene encoding transmembrane protein 91, with product MENLDEVEHPLLGEGPNNSRSSAPGMGLGPATGQAPGGTFKGVLVRCEEDRAYPPLAWRSYCGHPPELQQQQLLDPCSLPRTLESFYPAAPIWGHSDSLLSKDYLETTFVDIRPGSTLERKLLAETQDFRSEAYSVDDEDDLLPDSDDSSIDDFSDTDSESNFPLMIPQDYLGLAFFSMLCCFWPLGIAAFYLSQKTNKASAQGDFQGANAASRQALWLSVLSIVFGIITYICAIAALISYLSGKPS from the exons atggagaatTTAGATGAGGTGGAGCACCCTCTTTTGGGAGAAGGCCCCAATAACAGCCGTTCATCAGCTCCGGGGATGGGGCTGGGACCCGCGACCGGACAGGCCCCCGGCGGGACGTTTAAGGGCGTCTTGGTTAGGTGTGAGGAGGACAGGGCCTACCCTCCGTTAGCATGGAGGAGCTATTGTGGACATCCTCCAGagcttcagcagcagcagctactgGACCCTTGCTCCTTACCTCGCACACTGGAGTCCTTCTACCCGGCGGCCCCCATCTGGGGACACTCAGACTCCCTGCTCAGCAAAGACTACCTGGAGACCACCTTTGTGGACATTCGGCCCGGCTCCACCCTGGAGAGGAAGCTGCTGGCCGAGACGCAGGACTTCCGCAGCGAGGCGTACAGCGTGGACGATGAGGATGACCTGCTTCCCGACTCTGAC GACTCGTCTATTGATGACTTCAGTGATACAGACAGTGAGAGCAACTTCCCTCTGATGATCCCTCAGGACTACCTGGGTCTCGCCTTCTTCTCCATGCTCTGCTGCTTCTGGCCCCTGGGCATTGCTGCCTTCTACCTTTCACAGAag aCCAACAAGGCCTCGGCTCAGGGGGATTTCCAGGGCGCCAACGCCGCGTCTCGCCAGGCTCTGTGGCTCTCAGTGCTCTCCATCGTGTTCGGAATCATAACGTACATCTGTGCCATCGCTGCGTTGATTTCCTACCTGTCTGGAAAGCCATCATAA
- the exosc5 gene encoding exosome complex component RRP46 → MMEVCGSSNVTLREFGSEQSLLSRPDGSASFIQGNTSVLAAAYGPAEVKVSKEIYDRATLEVLIQPKVGLPGVRERAQEQCVRETCEASLLLSLHPRSSLTLILQLIHDDGSLLSCFLNAACVALMDAGLPMSRLFCGVTCAIDADGQIITDPTAAQEKESRALMTFAIDATERRVMMSSTRGSFSVHELQQCIAVSQKASEKIFQFYRDSVRRRYSKTL, encoded by the exons ATGATGGAAGTGTGCGGCTCTTCAAATGTCACTCTGAGAGAGTTTGGCAGTGAACAGAGCCTACTGTCTCGACCCGACGGTTCAGCTTCCTTCATACAAG GAAACACAAGTGTGTTGGCTGCAGCGTACGGACCAGCGGAGGTCAAAGTCAGTAAGGAAATCTATGACCGGGCAACACTGGAGGTGTTGATACAGCCCAAAGTGGGACTGCCAG GCGTAAGGGAGCGAGCGCAAGAGCAATGTGTGCGGGAAACCTGTGAGGCATCTCTGCTCTTGTCCCTTCACCctcgctcctccctcactctcaTTCTTCAGCTGATACATGATGACGGCTCA CTCCTGTCCTGCTTTTTGAACGCTGCCTGTGTGGCTCTGATGGACGCGGGCCTGCCCATGAGTCGCCTGTTCTGCGGGGTGACCTGTGCCATCGACGCAGACGGTCAAATCATCACAGACCCCACCGCAGCTCAGGAAAAG GAAAGTCGAGCGTTGATGACCTTTGCCATTGACGCCACAGAACGCcgagtgatgatgtcatcaacCAGAGGATCATTTTCCGTTCACGAG ctgcagcagtgtaTAGCAGTCAGTCAGAAAGCATCAGAGAAGATCTTCCAGTTCTACAGAGACTCAGTCCGCCGGCGATACTCCAAAACCCTCTGA
- the psmd8 gene encoding 26S proteasome non-ATPase regulatory subunit 8, translating into MATTVLHDSHLTYYGGRCRIFCRITMALKETAGLYETLKAEWNKKNPNLSKCGELLSKLKVSLLELNFLPTSGSALTKQQLILARDVLEIGALWSILKKDIPSFERYMAQLKCYYFDYKEELPEAAYMHQLLGLNLLFLLSQNRVSEFHTELERLSARDIQTNVYIRHPVSLEQYLMEGSYNKVFLAKGNIPAESYNFFIDILLDTIRDEIAGCIEKAYEQIQFSEATRVLFFSSPKKMTEYAKKRGWSLSPDGYYSFTTQQQRTEEVTIPSTELAQQVIEYARQLEMIV; encoded by the exons ATGGCAACAACAGTGCTTCACGACAGTCATTTAACGTATTACGGTGGCCGGTGTCGTATATTTTGCAGAATCACCATGGCGTTGAAAGAGACTGCGGGGCTGTATGAGACGCTCAAAGCAGAGTGGAACAAGAAAAACCCAAACCTGAGTAAATGTGGAGAACTTCTGAGCAAACTTAAG GTTTCATTACTGGAGCTGAACTTCTTACCTACCAGTGGGTCCGCGCTCACTAAGCAGCAGCTCATTTTAGCTC GTGATGTCCTTGAAATTGGAGCCTTGTGGAGTATCCTCAAGAAGGACATCCCGTCCTTTGAAAGATACATGGCCCAGCTAAAATGTTACTACTTTGATTACAA GGAAGAACTGCCTGAAGCTGCCTACATGCACCAGTTACTTGGACTCAACCTGCTCTTCCTGCTCTCACAGAACCGCGTGTCTGAGTTTCACACAGAACTGGAGCGACTGAGCGCACGAGATATTCAGACCAACGTATACATCAGACACCCAGTGTCCCTAGAGCAG TACTTGATGGAGGGAAGCTACAACAAGGTATTTCTCGCCAAAGGCAACATCCCTGCTGAGAGCTACAACTTTTTTATAGATATTCTTCTCGACACAATTCG TGATGAGATCGCAGGCTGCATAGAGAAAGCATATGAGCAGATCCAGTTCAGTGAAGCCACCCGTGTGCTTTTCTTCAGTTccccaaaaaaaatgacagagtATGCCAAGAAG agGGGATGGAGTCTGAGCCCAGATGGCTATTACTCTTTTACCACTCAGCAGCAGCGGACAGAAGAAGTGACCATCCCCTCCACGGAGCTGGCTCAACAGGTCATCGAATATGCACGACAGCTGGAAATGATTGTGTAA
- the bet1l gene encoding BET1-like protein translates to MTSLVNMADWNRGHGSVDDLLDAENKRLAENLATKVSRLKSLAYDIDREADDQNEYLDSMDSNFLSATGLLSGSVKRFSTMVRSGRDNRRILCYVSVGLVLVFFLLYYIVSRIQR, encoded by the exons ATGACGTCACTCGTCAACATGGCGGACTGGAATAGAG GTCATGGCTCTGTGGACGACCTGCTGGATGCTGAAAACAAACGGCTGGCTGAGAACCTGGCCACCAAAGTCTCCAGACTGAAATCT CTGGCGTACGACATCGACCGAGAGGCTGACGATCAGAACGAGTATCTGGACAGCATG gacTCAAACTTCCTGAGTGCGACGGGCCTGCTGAGCGGCAGCGTGAAGCGTTTCTCGACCATGGTCCGGTCCGGCAGAGACAACCGCCGCATCCTCTGCTACGTCTCCGTGGGCCTTGTCCTGGTCTTCTTCCTGCTTTACTACATAGTCTCCAGGATTCAACGCTGA